One part of the Leucobacter triazinivorans genome encodes these proteins:
- a CDS encoding CsbD family protein, with protein MSASDKVSAAADKVKGTAKEAVGRLTDDEQKVAEGQADQAKGDLKSAAEKTKDAAKDVFDR; from the coding sequence ATGAGTGCATCGGACAAGGTATCGGCAGCCGCGGACAAGGTGAAGGGCACGGCGAAGGAGGCCGTCGGTCGTCTGACTGACGACGAGCAGAAGGTCGCCGAGGGGCAGGCGGATCAGGCCAAGGGCGACCTCAAGAGCGCCGCCGAGAAGACGAAGGACGCCGCGAAGGACGTCTTCGACCGGTAA
- a CDS encoding isoprenyl transferase — protein MPLAPERLVPVDWTGEQPPSFTGPPPKHVAIVMDGNGRWANRRGLPRVEGHRMGEQALLDVVAGAIQADVRHLSVYAFSTENWRRSPDEVRFLMGFNRDVLRRRRAQLDAWNVRMRWAGRTPRLWGSVISELQASERATAGNTGLTLTMCVNYGGRNELTDAVRSIAADVRAGRLSPNGITERTVARHLYVPELPDVDLFLRSSGEQRTSNFMLWQSAYAEMVFLDTLWPDFGRAELWRAIQIYHSRDRRFGGAEDQPAE, from the coding sequence ATGCCCCTCGCTCCCGAACGCCTGGTGCCGGTCGACTGGACCGGCGAGCAGCCGCCGAGTTTCACCGGACCGCCCCCGAAGCACGTCGCGATCGTCATGGACGGGAACGGCCGGTGGGCGAACCGCCGCGGCCTGCCCCGGGTCGAGGGGCATCGGATGGGGGAGCAGGCGCTGCTCGACGTGGTCGCCGGCGCCATCCAGGCCGACGTGCGCCACCTCAGCGTCTACGCCTTCTCGACCGAGAACTGGCGGCGCTCGCCCGACGAGGTGCGCTTCTTGATGGGCTTCAACCGCGACGTGCTGCGGCGGCGGCGCGCGCAACTGGACGCCTGGAACGTGCGCATGCGGTGGGCGGGGCGCACTCCGCGGCTCTGGGGATCCGTGATCAGCGAATTGCAGGCGTCGGAGCGCGCCACCGCCGGGAATACGGGGCTGACGCTCACCATGTGCGTCAACTACGGCGGGAGGAACGAGCTCACCGACGCGGTGCGTTCCATCGCCGCCGACGTGCGGGCCGGACGGCTGTCGCCGAACGGGATCACCGAGCGCACGGTCGCGCGGCACCTCTACGTGCCCGAACTGCCGGACGTCGATCTCTTCCTGCGCAGCTCCGGCGAGCAGCGCACCAGCAACTTCATGCTGTGGCAGTCGGCCTACGCCGAGATGGTGTTCCTCGACACGCTCTGGCCGGATTTCGGGCGAGCCGAGCTCTGGCGCGCGATCCAGATCTACCACTCCCGCGACCGCCGTTTCGGCGGCGCCGAGGACCAGCCCGCGGAGTGA
- the zapE gene encoding cell division protein ZapE yields the protein MSSDKSHRSARLVDRSPSISGTDLVANLVPPPQFDHASFDSYRPDPEYPSQEQARDILRAFTRPATPPARGGFFGFGRKRTPEPGTDASARPGVYLDGGFGVGKTHLLAATWHATAGRRYFGTFIQYTALVGALGYNGAVGVLQGAQLICIDEFELDDPGDTMLMTRLIGDLTATGSRIVATSNTPPNALGEGRFAAADFMREIQAMSDRFSAVRIDGVDYRQRDIEGDAVVLGDDAYRFALADVAASGERMSDDEFSELIAHLATVHPSSYVGMLDGVQCIGLRDVHELTDQSAALRFVAFIDRVYDAQIPIRATGISLTSVFGGGMLDGGYRKKYLRCISRLNALTASEIPQ from the coding sequence ATGTCCTCTGACAAGTCCCACAGGTCCGCTCGCCTCGTCGACCGGAGCCCCAGCATCTCCGGAACCGACCTCGTCGCCAACCTGGTACCGCCGCCGCAATTCGACCACGCGTCGTTCGACTCGTACCGGCCAGACCCCGAGTATCCGTCGCAGGAGCAGGCGCGCGATATCCTGCGCGCCTTCACGCGGCCGGCGACGCCGCCCGCCCGCGGCGGCTTCTTCGGGTTCGGGCGCAAGAGGACGCCCGAACCGGGCACCGATGCATCGGCGCGACCAGGGGTGTACCTCGACGGCGGATTCGGTGTGGGCAAGACCCACCTGCTCGCCGCGACCTGGCACGCGACGGCAGGCCGGCGCTACTTCGGCACCTTCATCCAGTACACCGCGCTCGTGGGAGCCCTCGGATACAACGGCGCGGTCGGGGTGCTGCAGGGCGCGCAATTGATCTGCATCGACGAGTTCGAGCTCGACGATCCGGGCGACACGATGCTCATGACGAGGCTCATCGGCGACCTCACCGCCACCGGCTCCCGCATCGTCGCGACGTCAAACACCCCGCCGAACGCGCTGGGGGAGGGCCGATTCGCCGCAGCCGACTTCATGCGCGAGATCCAGGCGATGTCCGACCGCTTCTCGGCCGTGCGGATCGACGGTGTCGACTACCGGCAGCGCGACATCGAGGGCGACGCCGTGGTGCTCGGCGACGACGCCTACCGCTTCGCCCTCGCCGACGTGGCGGCCTCGGGCGAGCGGATGTCGGACGACGAGTTCTCTGAGCTGATCGCGCACCTCGCCACCGTGCATCCGTCGAGCTACGTCGGCATGCTCGACGGCGTGCAGTGCATCGGCCTGCGCGATGTGCACGAGCTCACCGACCAGTCGGCCGCGCTGCGCTTCGTGGCATTCATCGACCGCGTCTATGACGCGCAGATCCCGATTCGCGCCACGGGGATCTCGCTCACCTCGGTGTTCGGCGGCGGAATGCTCGATGGCGGATACCGCAAGAAGTACCTCCGCTGCATCTCGCGCCTCAACGCGCTGACGGCGAGCGAGATCCCGCAGTGA
- a CDS encoding YebC/PmpR family DNA-binding transcriptional regulator has protein sequence MSGHSKWATTKHKKAVIDAKRAKAFAKYIKNIEVAARIGGADLAGNPTLADAVHKAKKNSVPGDNIDRAIKRGAGLDGDAVEYTTIMYEGYGPNGVALMIECLTDNKNRAAAEVRTALSRNGGTLADPGSVAYNFARKGVITVPAEGTTEDDVLTAVLEAGAEEVTETPNGEAFEVVTEASELVAARTALVDAGIDYDSADAEFVPNLKVEIDADTARKVFRLIDALEDSDDVQNVFSNFDLSADVQAELENDE, from the coding sequence GTGTCCGGACACTCCAAATGGGCGACGACCAAGCACAAGAAGGCCGTCATCGACGCGAAGCGCGCGAAGGCGTTCGCGAAGTACATCAAGAACATCGAGGTGGCGGCCCGCATCGGCGGCGCCGACCTCGCCGGCAACCCGACGCTCGCCGATGCCGTGCACAAGGCCAAGAAGAACTCGGTCCCCGGCGACAACATCGATCGCGCCATCAAGCGCGGCGCCGGCCTCGACGGCGACGCCGTCGAGTACACGACGATCATGTACGAGGGCTACGGCCCGAACGGGGTCGCGCTGATGATCGAGTGCCTCACCGACAACAAGAACCGCGCGGCGGCGGAGGTGCGCACCGCGCTGAGCCGCAACGGCGGCACGCTCGCCGACCCCGGCAGCGTCGCCTACAACTTCGCGCGCAAGGGCGTCATCACAGTGCCCGCCGAGGGCACCACGGAGGACGACGTGCTCACCGCGGTGCTCGAAGCCGGGGCCGAAGAGGTCACGGAGACGCCGAACGGAGAGGCGTTCGAGGTGGTCACCGAGGCCTCGGAGCTGGTGGCCGCCCGCACCGCCCTCGTCGACGCGGGGATCGACTACGATTCCGCCGACGCCGAGTTCGTCCCCAACCTCAAGGTGGAGATCGACGCCGACACCGCGCGCAAGGTGTTCCGCCTGATCGACGCGCTCGAGGACAGCGACGACGTGCAGAACGTCTTCTCGAACTTCGACCTGAGCGCCGACGTGCAGGCCGAGCTCGAGAACGACGAGTAG
- a CDS encoding VOC family protein — MPGWPSDDGDQQIHLDVRVEDFAAAEAALLSLGARFVEAHEGSRVYLDAAGHPFCTVG, encoded by the coding sequence GTGCCAGGGTGGCCGAGCGACGACGGCGATCAGCAGATCCACCTCGACGTGCGAGTCGAGGACTTCGCCGCCGCAGAGGCGGCGCTGCTAAGCCTCGGGGCCCGTTTCGTCGAGGCCCACGAGGGCTCCCGCGTCTATCTCGACGCTGCCGGGCATCCGTTCTGCACGGTCGGCTGA
- a CDS encoding trimeric intracellular cation channel family protein: MRKNGRVLADTFSIPLAIDLVAVGVGSLQGALFAAGFRRIDLLGVAIIGIASGIGGGFLRDILLGIAPATLSVNHYLLVATGAAFIGMLLPRLLQKVDPVITLLDALSIGMFGAIGVTKALAMGLPIVPAMFIGTVAAVGGGVLRDVMLNIPIGLMHVGSLYAVASLAGVAVLVALQLLGVEVLVAGIVCVVVTTAVRLLSVRFGWSLPEQRALSRIRLRRQRQVEQAIEEALHTGAITLPHESRDPDDGDRDDPRDDPGRER, encoded by the coding sequence ATGCGGAAGAATGGACGGGTGCTCGCCGACACCTTCTCCATCCCGCTCGCGATCGACCTGGTCGCCGTGGGCGTCGGCAGCCTGCAGGGAGCGCTCTTCGCCGCCGGATTCCGCCGCATCGATCTGCTCGGCGTCGCGATCATCGGGATCGCCTCGGGCATCGGCGGCGGCTTCCTGCGGGACATCCTGCTCGGCATCGCGCCGGCGACGCTCAGCGTCAACCACTACCTGCTCGTCGCGACCGGGGCGGCCTTCATCGGCATGCTGCTCCCCCGTCTGCTGCAGAAGGTCGACCCGGTGATCACGCTGCTCGACGCCCTGAGCATCGGCATGTTCGGCGCGATCGGCGTGACCAAGGCCCTCGCCATGGGCCTCCCTATCGTCCCCGCGATGTTCATCGGCACCGTCGCGGCGGTGGGAGGCGGCGTGCTGCGAGACGTCATGCTCAACATCCCCATCGGGCTCATGCACGTCGGGTCGCTCTACGCGGTGGCGAGTCTCGCCGGCGTCGCGGTGCTCGTCGCGCTGCAGCTCCTCGGCGTGGAGGTGCTCGTCGCGGGCATCGTCTGCGTCGTCGTCACCACGGCGGTTCGGCTGCTCTCGGTGCGCTTCGGATGGAGTCTGCCGGAGCAGCGGGCGCTCAGCCGGATCCGGTTGCGCCGCCAGCGGCAGGTGGAGCAGGCGATCGAGGAGGCACTGCACACGGGGGCGATCACACTGCCGCACGAGTCCCGCGATCCGGACGACGGGGATCGCGACGATCCGCGCGATGATCCCGGTCGGGAGCGCTGA
- a CDS encoding DUF1801 domain-containing protein yields the protein MAAKQPAMSPSDLPVEAVLDRATGPRREEADELLEMHREISGEPPVVWAGRILGFGEYEYRYESGHGGRAPLLAFAPGPARHTVYLSNDFSERWPELMDALGPHRASKACLYLTRLAGVDRSVLRELLRRSLDDTLSQQV from the coding sequence ATGGCTGCGAAGCAACCCGCGATGTCGCCGTCCGACCTTCCCGTAGAAGCGGTGCTCGACCGTGCCACCGGCCCTCGCCGCGAGGAGGCCGACGAACTGCTCGAGATGCACCGCGAGATCAGCGGCGAGCCGCCGGTCGTCTGGGCCGGCCGTATTCTCGGTTTCGGGGAGTACGAGTACCGATATGAGAGCGGCCACGGCGGCCGGGCGCCCCTGCTCGCGTTCGCACCTGGCCCTGCCCGGCACACCGTGTACCTCAGCAACGACTTCTCAGAGCGCTGGCCCGAGCTCATGGACGCGCTCGGCCCCCATCGCGCGAGCAAGGCGTGCCTCTACCTCACGAGGCTCGCAGGCGTCGACCGCTCGGTGCTCCGCGAACTGCTGCGGCGCTCTCTGGACGACACCCTCTCCCAGCAGGTCTGA
- the recO gene encoding DNA repair protein RecO gives MPLYREEGVVLRTHKLGEADRIVTLLTRGRGLLRAVAKGVRRTSSKFGARLEPFMVADLQCFEGRTLDTITQAETLGAYGPSISADYDRYRAGSAIVETAERLAEGEVSRELYALLVGALRTLAAGRIPADLVRDGYLLRAMSLAGWTPGFGACVRCGAPGPHTAVAVQLGGSVCDSCRPPGSPRLDAGSVALLSALLAGDWEGALGASERERGQAAGIAAAYAQWHLERGLRSFSGPRA, from the coding sequence GTGCCACTGTATCGCGAAGAAGGCGTCGTGCTCCGCACGCACAAGCTGGGCGAGGCCGACCGCATCGTCACACTCCTGACCCGGGGCCGGGGGCTGCTGCGCGCCGTCGCGAAGGGCGTGCGCCGCACCTCGTCGAAGTTCGGCGCACGACTCGAGCCGTTCATGGTCGCCGACCTCCAGTGCTTCGAGGGCCGCACGCTCGACACGATCACCCAGGCCGAGACCCTGGGCGCTTACGGCCCGTCGATCAGCGCCGACTACGACCGCTATCGCGCGGGCAGCGCGATCGTCGAGACCGCGGAGCGTCTGGCCGAGGGTGAGGTCTCGCGCGAGCTCTACGCGCTGCTCGTGGGGGCGCTGCGCACGCTGGCGGCGGGCCGGATTCCGGCAGACCTGGTGCGCGACGGATACCTGCTGCGCGCGATGTCGCTCGCCGGCTGGACCCCGGGCTTCGGGGCCTGCGTGCGCTGCGGCGCCCCCGGGCCGCACACCGCCGTGGCCGTGCAGCTGGGCGGATCGGTGTGCGACTCCTGCCGACCGCCGGGGTCTCCGCGCCTCGACGCCGGCAGCGTCGCGCTGCTGTCGGCGCTGCTCGCCGGCGACTGGGAGGGCGCGCTCGGGGCGTCGGAGCGCGAACGCGGCCAGGCGGCCGGGATCGCGGCTGCCTACGCCCAGTGGCACCTCGAGCGCGGTCTGCGCTCGTTCTCCGGGCCGCGGGCATAA
- the ruvC gene encoding crossover junction endodeoxyribonuclease RuvC, producing the protein MRIIGIDPGLTRCGVGVVTAGPSRKVSFEHVEVLTSTADMPLPARIRRIGASIERLLDGEQPAGVALERVFAQDNVASVMGVAQISGVVMYLAEERGIPVALYTPNEVKAQVTGYGSADKAQVTTMVTRLLGLAAPPKPADAADALALAITHAWHLGRGGAANRMERFERTAATPGGETPAQRAWREAESKLGRRRGART; encoded by the coding sequence GTGAGAATCATCGGAATCGACCCGGGCCTCACCCGCTGCGGCGTCGGCGTCGTGACCGCCGGACCCTCCCGGAAGGTGTCGTTCGAGCACGTCGAGGTGCTCACGAGCACGGCCGATATGCCGCTGCCCGCGCGGATCCGCCGCATCGGCGCGAGCATCGAGCGCCTCCTCGACGGCGAACAGCCCGCCGGGGTGGCGCTCGAGCGGGTGTTCGCCCAGGACAACGTGGCGAGCGTGATGGGCGTCGCGCAGATCAGCGGGGTGGTGATGTATCTCGCCGAGGAGCGCGGGATCCCCGTGGCCCTCTACACCCCGAATGAGGTGAAGGCACAGGTCACCGGGTACGGCAGCGCCGACAAGGCGCAGGTGACCACGATGGTCACCCGCCTGCTCGGGCTCGCCGCGCCTCCGAAGCCCGCGGACGCGGCCGACGCGCTCGCGCTGGCCATCACGCACGCCTGGCACCTCGGTCGCGGCGGAGCGGCGAATCGGATGGAGCGGTTCGAACGGACCGCCGCGACTCCCGGCGGCGAGACCCCCGCGCAGCGCGCATGGCGCGAGGCCGAGTCGAAGCTCGGGCGTCGCCGCGGCGCCCGCACCTGA
- the dusB gene encoding tRNA dihydrouridine synthase DusB — translation MTSQTLADARLRIGPLELEVPVVLAPMAGITNTAFRRLCREYGAGLYVSEMITSRALVERTPASMRLIKHHESETPRSIQLYGVDPRTVSEAVRFLVDQDLADHIDLNFGCPVPKVTRRGGGSALPWKRDLFRAIVEGAVGAAGSIPLTVKMRKGIDADHLTYLDAARAAEDAGVAAIALHGRTANEFYSGEADWAAIAELKETVTSVPVLGNGDIWSADDAIRMVRETGCDGVVVGRGCLGRPWLFGDLAAAFRAEAGELSRDEAEAALAKPPLGFVMDAMRRHAELLVEFFDGEEDRACRDIRKHVAWYFKGYGVGGDTRRALASVESLAQMDEIFSTMDASMPYPGEGAEGQRGRAGSPKRVHLPDGWLDTRTSDLADRASVAEGERVDGGSDGG, via the coding sequence ATGACTTCCCAGACTCTCGCCGATGCTCGCCTGCGCATCGGCCCACTCGAACTCGAGGTCCCCGTCGTGCTCGCGCCGATGGCCGGCATCACGAACACCGCCTTCCGGCGGCTGTGTCGCGAGTACGGCGCGGGCCTCTACGTGAGCGAGATGATCACGAGCCGCGCCCTCGTGGAGCGCACGCCCGCCTCGATGCGCCTGATCAAGCACCACGAGAGCGAGACGCCGCGTTCGATCCAGCTCTACGGGGTGGACCCGCGCACCGTCTCCGAGGCCGTGCGCTTCCTGGTGGATCAGGACCTCGCGGATCACATCGATCTCAACTTCGGCTGCCCGGTGCCGAAGGTCACGCGCAGGGGCGGCGGATCCGCGCTGCCCTGGAAGCGGGATCTCTTCCGCGCCATCGTGGAGGGTGCCGTGGGGGCCGCAGGGTCCATCCCGCTGACGGTCAAGATGCGCAAGGGCATCGACGCGGATCACCTCACCTACCTCGACGCGGCGCGCGCGGCCGAGGACGCGGGCGTCGCCGCGATCGCGCTCCACGGGCGTACGGCGAACGAATTCTACTCCGGAGAGGCCGACTGGGCCGCCATCGCCGAGCTGAAGGAGACCGTCACCAGCGTTCCCGTGCTCGGCAACGGCGACATCTGGTCGGCCGACGACGCGATCCGCATGGTGCGCGAGACCGGCTGCGACGGCGTCGTGGTGGGCCGCGGCTGCCTGGGCCGGCCCTGGCTCTTCGGGGACCTCGCCGCGGCGTTCCGCGCGGAGGCCGGCGAGCTGAGCCGCGATGAGGCGGAGGCTGCGCTCGCGAAGCCCCCGCTCGGCTTCGTCATGGACGCGATGCGGCGCCACGCCGAGCTGCTGGTCGAGTTCTTCGACGGCGAGGAGGATCGCGCGTGCCGCGACATCCGCAAGCACGTCGCCTGGTACTTCAAAGGCTACGGTGTGGGCGGCGACACCCGGCGCGCGCTCGCCTCGGTCGAGTCGCTCGCGCAGATGGACGAGATCTTCTCGACGATGGACGCCTCGATGCCGTACCCCGGCGAGGGCGCCGAGGGGCAGCGCGGTCGAGCCGGGAGCCCGAAGCGGGTGCACCTGCCCGACGGTTGGCTCGACACTCGCACGAGCGACCTCGCGGACCGTGCGTCGGTCGCCGAGGGCGAACGCGTCGACGGCGGGTCCGACGGTGGGTGA
- a CDS encoding Pr6Pr family membrane protein, whose amino-acid sequence MSAVLPAAPPWVSAVLHAALPGYVALDWLLVGDRPALPWSSLWVVLPYPLVWISVVLVRGATDGWVPYGFLLPAHGALSLGMHLAGLLLLLLVAGTAVWACSRLPGAPRAITRG is encoded by the coding sequence GTGAGCGCGGTGCTGCCCGCCGCGCCGCCCTGGGTGAGCGCGGTGCTGCACGCCGCGCTGCCCGGGTACGTCGCGCTCGACTGGCTCCTCGTCGGCGACCGGCCGGCTCTGCCCTGGAGCAGTCTCTGGGTCGTGCTCCCCTACCCGCTCGTCTGGATCTCGGTCGTGCTGGTCCGCGGCGCGACCGATGGCTGGGTTCCCTACGGCTTCCTGCTCCCCGCTCACGGGGCGCTCTCGCTCGGGATGCACCTCGCGGGACTGCTGCTCCTGCTGCTCGTCGCGGGGACTGCGGTCTGGGCCTGCAGCAGACTGCCGGGAGCGCCGAGGGCCATCACGCGCGGATGA
- a CDS encoding HIT family protein: MQRLWVPHRMVYVADHHQPDRSDCPFCAAPRSSDEEALIVARGRHAYVLLNLFPYNNGHMLVCPYRHVSQYDEATPDEVAEIGELTQEAMRVARAVLNCDGFNIGMNQGEVAGAGIAAHLHQHVVPRWASDANFFPIIAKTKAMPQLLGDVRDAIAAAWPHP; the protein is encoded by the coding sequence ATGCAGCGCCTCTGGGTGCCGCACCGCATGGTGTACGTGGCGGATCACCACCAGCCGGATCGTTCCGACTGCCCGTTCTGCGCCGCTCCGCGGAGCAGCGACGAGGAGGCGCTGATCGTCGCGCGCGGTCGCCACGCGTATGTGCTGCTCAACCTGTTCCCCTACAACAACGGGCACATGCTCGTGTGCCCGTACCGGCACGTCTCGCAGTACGACGAGGCTACCCCCGACGAAGTCGCCGAGATCGGCGAGCTGACGCAGGAGGCCATGCGCGTGGCACGCGCGGTGCTGAACTGCGACGGCTTCAACATCGGCATGAATCAGGGCGAGGTCGCCGGGGCGGGCATCGCCGCGCATCTGCACCAGCACGTCGTGCCCCGATGGGCGTCCGACGCGAACTTCTTCCCCATCATCGCCAAGACGAAGGCGATGCCCCAGCTGCTGGGCGACGTGCGGGATGCGATCGCGGCGGCCTGGCCCCATCCCTAG
- the thrS gene encoding threonine--tRNA ligase, whose protein sequence is MADGFSLFTDRSIVAMRVNGELRDLAAEVTETDTVEPITIDSEDGLNILRHSAAHVLAQAVQRINPQTTLGIGPPITDGFYYDFDPKQPFTPEDLKAIEKEMQRIVKQGQRFVRRVVTEDEARAELANEPYKLELIGLKGGADSGSDNESVEVGGAELTIYDNVDPKTGELCWKDLCRGPHLPSTRMIGNGWALMRSAGAYWRGSEKNPMLQRIYGTAWPTKDELRAYQTRLEEAAKRDHRKLGVELDLFSFPDEIGSGLAVFHPKGGIIRHEIENFMRSELLKNGYEVVNSPHITKGALFETSQHLNWYRDGMFPAMHLDAVEDPETGEVLKPGQDYYLKPMNCPFHNLIYRARARSYRELPLRLAEFGTVYRYEKSGTLSGLTRVRGLTQDDAHIYVTDEQVKDEIKRQLEFVFSTLRAYGLDDFYLELSTRDPEKSVGTEEQWAEAEQTLREVGEESGLELVADPGGAAFYGPKISVQARDAIGRTWQLSTVQLDFNQPELFELEYAAADGTRKQPIMIHRALLGSVERFFAILLEHYAGAFPVWLSPVQVVGIPVAEQYGEYLDGIIAQLRARGVRAEVDHGDDRMPKKIRTHTKAKVPFQLIAGEDDRAAGAVSFRFRDGTQMNGVPVHEAIERIGRAIETHEQVSTAWAEETRVED, encoded by the coding sequence GTGGCCGATGGCTTCTCCCTGTTCACCGATCGTTCGATCGTCGCTATGCGAGTCAACGGCGAGCTGCGAGATCTCGCTGCGGAGGTGACGGAGACCGACACGGTCGAGCCGATCACGATCGATTCCGAGGACGGCCTGAACATCCTGCGCCACTCCGCGGCCCACGTGCTCGCGCAGGCGGTGCAGCGCATCAACCCGCAGACCACGCTCGGCATCGGCCCGCCCATCACCGACGGCTTCTACTACGACTTCGATCCGAAGCAGCCGTTCACCCCCGAGGACCTCAAGGCCATCGAGAAGGAGATGCAGCGGATCGTCAAGCAGGGCCAGCGCTTCGTGCGCCGGGTCGTGACCGAGGACGAGGCGCGCGCCGAGCTCGCGAACGAGCCCTACAAGCTCGAGCTGATCGGCCTCAAGGGCGGCGCCGACTCGGGAAGCGACAACGAGAGCGTCGAGGTCGGCGGTGCCGAGCTCACGATCTACGACAACGTCGATCCGAAGACCGGCGAGCTGTGCTGGAAGGATCTCTGCCGCGGTCCGCACCTGCCGAGCACGCGCATGATCGGCAACGGGTGGGCGCTCATGCGCTCCGCGGGGGCCTACTGGCGCGGCAGCGAGAAGAACCCGATGCTGCAGCGCATCTACGGCACCGCGTGGCCCACCAAGGATGAGCTGCGCGCGTACCAGACCCGGCTCGAGGAGGCGGCGAAGCGCGATCACCGCAAGCTCGGCGTCGAGCTCGACCTGTTCAGCTTCCCCGACGAGATCGGCTCGGGCCTCGCCGTCTTCCACCCCAAGGGCGGCATCATCCGGCATGAGATCGAGAACTTCATGCGCTCCGAGCTGCTGAAGAACGGCTACGAGGTGGTCAACAGCCCGCACATCACGAAGGGCGCGCTCTTCGAGACCAGCCAGCACCTCAACTGGTACAGGGACGGCATGTTCCCGGCCATGCACCTCGACGCGGTGGAGGATCCGGAGACGGGCGAGGTGCTCAAGCCGGGTCAGGACTACTACCTGAAGCCCATGAACTGCCCGTTCCACAACCTCATCTACCGGGCCCGCGCGCGCAGCTACCGCGAGCTGCCGCTGCGCCTCGCCGAGTTCGGCACGGTCTACCGCTACGAGAAGAGCGGCACGCTCTCGGGCCTCACGCGGGTACGCGGTCTGACGCAGGACGACGCGCACATCTACGTCACCGACGAGCAGGTGAAGGACGAGATCAAGCGCCAGCTGGAGTTCGTGTTCTCGACGCTGCGCGCCTACGGACTCGACGACTTCTATCTCGAGCTCTCGACGCGGGATCCCGAGAAGTCGGTGGGCACCGAGGAGCAGTGGGCCGAGGCCGAGCAGACCCTCCGCGAGGTCGGCGAGGAGTCGGGGCTCGAGCTGGTCGCCGATCCCGGGGGAGCGGCGTTCTACGGCCCCAAGATCTCCGTGCAGGCCCGCGACGCGATCGGCCGCACGTGGCAGCTCTCGACGGTGCAGCTCGACTTCAACCAGCCCGAGCTGTTCGAGCTCGAGTACGCGGCGGCCGACGGCACGCGCAAACAGCCGATCATGATCCACCGCGCGCTGCTGGGCTCGGTGGAGCGCTTCTTCGCGATCCTCCTGGAGCACTACGCCGGCGCGTTCCCGGTCTGGCTGTCCCCGGTCCAGGTGGTGGGTATCCCGGTGGCCGAGCAGTACGGGGAGTACCTCGACGGGATCATCGCGCAGCTGCGTGCGCGAGGCGTGCGCGCCGAGGTCGATCACGGCGACGACCGGATGCCGAAGAAGATCCGCACGCACACCAAGGCCAAGGTGCCGTTCCAGCTCATCGCAGGCGAAGACGACCGCGCGGCGGGAGCCGTGAGCTTCCGCTTCCGCGACGGCACTCAGATGAACGGCGTACCCGTGCACGAGGCGATCGAGCGGATCGGGCGCGCGATCGAGACGCACGAGCAGGTGTCGACCGCATGGGCGGAGGAGACGCGTGTCGAGGACTGA